Genomic segment of Ralstonia pickettii:
AGGCCCCATATTGAACATGCCCTGGCCCGAGCCCAGCACCTTCGGCGCCAGATAGACGAGGACCTCGTCAACCAGCCCTTCGCGCAGCAGCGAGCCGTTAAGCTTGAAGCCGGCCTCGACGTGCAGCTCGTTGATTTCGCGGCGGCCAAGTTCGCGCAGAACCGCGGCCAGGTCGACCTTTCCAGCTGCATTGGGCAGCAGGATGACCTCTGCGCCGCGCTCGCTCAACGCCCGCATGCGGCCCGCTTCGGGCTGGGCGGCAAAAATCAGCGTCGGCTCATGGTGACCATCTGCCGTGAGGATATGCGCGTCGAGCGGCACGTCCAGCGCAGAGTCGATCAGCACGCGGCGTGGCTGGCGAGGCGTATTGACGGCACGCACGGTCAGTCGCGGATTGTCTTCGCGTACGGTGCCGATGCCGGTCAGGATGGCGCACGCACGCGCGCGCCAGCGGTGCCCGTCGTTGCGCGCTTCGGCTTCGGTAATCCATTGGCTGACGCCGTTGTCCAACGCAGTGCGGCCGTCCAGGGATGCGCCGACCTTCACGCGCACCCACGGCGTGCCGCGGGTCATACGCGAAACGAAACCGATATTCAGCTCGCGCGCCTCGCGCTCAAGCAGACCGCAACGCACGTCCACGCCGGCATCGCGCAGCTTCTGCAGACCACGCCCAGAGACGGCAGGATTTGGATCTTCCATGGCCGCCACCACGCGTGCAATGCCTGCTTCGACCAGTCGATCTGCGCAGGGCGGGGTGCGGCCAAAGTGGCTGCAGGGCTCCAGCGTCACATAAGCGGTGGCGCCGCGCACGTCCTGGCCGCGCGACTGGGCGTCCTTGATGGCCTGGATTTCAGCATGGTCCTGGCCGGCGGGTTGTGTGTAGCCCTCGCCGATGACGGTGTCGTCTCGCACGATCACGCACCCGACACGCGGGTTCGGCGTGGTGGTGAACAAGCCCTTCTCGGCCAGCGCCAGGGCGCGCTGCATCATGGCGTGGTCGAAGTCGGAGAACATGAGCAAGAAAACGGGAGTTTGGGTTAATCGTTGTTAGCCGAGGCGCCAGTGCCGCACGTTTTGGTGTCCTTGGCCGGATCGCAGATGCGGGCGCGGCCTGCGGAACTGATACGGACCCGCCGCTCATGTGCTCCAGATCGGATTGTCAGCGTGCCGTAGAGCTGGCTGCCGTTGCGCTGTCGCGAGTATCCCACAGGTGCAAAAGAGAGGGTGTCGACATCCCGCTGTGACGCCGTGAACGCAAATTCGACGGGCGGCATCACAGGCGGCGACACGCGCATCAAGATATCTTGGGTGCCGGGTTCAAGGGGCGTCGCCTGCGTTTGCGGCGAGGGCGTCATATACAACGCCCATCCCGACGACCAGCCTTGCCCAGCGTTGGACGGGCCGAGGTGGACCCACGCACGCTGATCGCGCGACATGGTCTGCGCCAGCGAGATCGCGCTGACAAAGCGGTCGGCCAGAACGACGACGGTCTCGCGTTGCCACCAATTCAACGCTGCGGGCGCGGCGAACACCGCAAGGATCGATATCACGCTCAGGACGACGACGAGCTCAGTCAGCGTGAAGCCGGCCCGCAGACGAGACGCGTTCATGGCCAGCATGCGGGCGATGCCGGTTGGCGCGTATTGCCGATCTGCGTGAACCGTTCGCCGGTGTTGCGCAGGATAAGCGCGCCGCAGTCGGTGCCCGCGTGCACCGGCTGGGCGACGACTTCAATGCAATGTGCGGCAGCACGCCCATCGCACGGGCCAGCAAGCAAGTGATAGCCGGAGATGTATTCCGGAATGTTGGCCGGTGAGGAGCTATTGCCTGTGTGCGCATACTGGCGTTCCAATTCCACCATGGTTGAGACCAGCGCCGCATGCGCCGCAGTCCGCCGCGCGCGCTCATGGTGTCTCGACCAGGTTTGTATGGCGGCGCCGGTCAACAACGCAGCGATAACCAATGCGATCGTAAGCTCGACAAGCGTGAATGCGGCATAGCGATACTTCATCGTAGGCCCTCCTCGATCAGCTCACGCCAGTTCAGGCGGCCGAGCATGAAGGTTTGCGAATGGGGGGCGGTTGCGTCGTGCTGGTCGCTTGTGGTGTAGACGCGTTGTGTCACCGTGCCACTGGGTCGAATGGTGGGCAGTGCAGCTTCGGTGGTGGTCTGAGGCGTGGATGTATGGCGCGGCACTCGGGGGCGGAAGACTGTTTGCAGCACGACACTGACCGCGGGGTCGGCGCCAAATCCTGCTGCCGTGATGCGATACAACCAAAGCGGTGGCGTGTCATCGCTATGCCGAGTTTGGCCGTGCCATCGATCGGGAATCGGCTCAATGACGTACCGCGCAGTGCGGCCAGCAGTGCGCAGGGTGCCTGGGAGGCGTGCGTCGATCTCTACGGCGAGGGTGGTTGCATCGAGCAGTCGCGCCAACATCCAGAGCGATTGGTCGGGTTGCGGCTGACATAGCCCGAGCGAGACGTCGCTGCCGCACGCTCCCATGAGGAAGCCTCGTCGCGAACCCGGTTCCAGGGCGGCGATACGTTCCCGGGGCAAGGCCGCCATACATTCGAGGTTCGTGGGCGTTTCGGTGGCGACGGACAGTTCGCACTCCGCCGCATTCAGCGCCATTTCGGCGCCGTATTTGGCCAAGGCACGATCGGCCGTGAGAGACGTGCGGTGTCGTTGATCCAACACCAGATGGAAGGTCGCCGTGGTCAGTAGGCCGAGCAACACCACCGCAGGCATCACGACCATCATCGAGAAACCACGCGCTTTGGCGCTAACGCTCAACATACGTCCACATCGCAGGCGAGTGGATTGCGCAAGCGTACCGTTGCCGTGAAAACGGCACGACGGCGTTGGGGTTCGGTTGGCGTGAAGTGCAAGTCCTGTGCGTCGGCGCCTTCAACTCGCTTGAGGTCGGGAAATAGCGCGAGTGTGGACGTGGCCTTGTTGGCTGACCTGGGCGTGTTGTATTCGCCGCGAACGACCAGCGCGATGTGCACGGCTTGAACCTGGCGCCATTGCTCGGTAGTGAGCGACCGCGCGGACAGTGTCGTGCTCGAGGTGCCGCCGGGGGAGCGAACCACATACAGAAGCTGCATTGTTTCGACGCCGCGGACCATGCTATTAGATGTCCAACGGCCCCCCACAGTCTGACCGGCTTGATGCCTTCGCGAGCGGCACATGAGCTGCGGTTCTTGATCCGTCGATCGGGCGAGATAAAGCAGCATGTATCCCGCGCGCTGGTCGTCGCCGCCGTTTTGAACCGGCTCAGCGACCCCGTAGCCGGAGCAATCGATGATGCTGTCGTCAGCTCGCTGCGGGTTGGCATGCATGCTGCGGCCAGCAAAGCGGACCAGCACGGCATCGCTGTTTCGGATGCCACTGCCGTTGCAGCCAAGGACTTCCGTTTCGGGAGGGGTGCAACTGTCCGCACCTTGAATCGATAGCGTCGCCTTCGCGTCTGGCCATCGGCGCTCTGGCGATGCTGCTGGCGTATCGGTTGCCCACCCTGCATGCTGCAGTGCCATTGTCAGCAATTCCAGCGCTTGCGTGCCGCGGCTTTCGATCAGGGCATCGTCGGCAACGCGCTGATAGCTTGCACGGGCCAGGAGTGTCAGTTGCAGCGCGATGCCAAGCACGATCAGCCCGACCAGCGTGCCGATCAGCAACTCCGCAAGCGTCGCGCCCCGCCGAGCATGAGAGAGCCGGCACATGTCAGTGCACGTTTGCGGATTCGGCCTGGTTGTTTTGCGTTCGGACGTTGGTCGATAGCTGTCGCAGGCTTTGGCTGGTGATCTCCATCCGTTCAAGTGCGGTCAAGGTGCCCGCCGCACATAGGGACAATACGGCAAGTGCGACAAGGGATTCGAGCAAGATGGCGCCGTGTTGGCGCTTGACGTGATGGCAGGCAGGCATGAGTCGACGGACACTTGGAAAGTCGCTCAAGTTAGTGTGAATTTGGCCGTATAACTGTCATATCTGGTCAATACCCTCCCCGGGAGTCGGGCGCGCGGCGTCCATGTTGCGACGGATCGTTGGTTTTTCACCAACACTGACCTTCCCGAATCTCGCGGTTGAAGGAGGGGGTTGTTGACACTTTTTGACTAATTCCCCACTATTCCGGGGATGCAATCTGCCTGGGCTTTTTTGTCGCGCAGATGATCACGTTCACGGGGGTCGGACGTGAGCCATCGTAGAAGAACTCAAATTAGTTCCAAATTGGCAGCGCGCGAACTCGATTGCGTCGTGACTGCCGCATAAAACAATAGTCGGGGGTTCGAGTCATGCTTAACGGGATCTCGCCCATTGGGCGATGTGGGTTTCTAGCCAGTCGTTTTTTGCACTGATATGGCGGCAGCGGTCCGCAATCACCTTACCGCGCATCAACTTCAATCGTCACGCAACCGTTGGTCTGGGTACCAGGGAGAATGGCGTGGCGAAGCTGTCGGCGTTCGCGCCGACAAAGTGTCGTGTCACAGCCAAATTGATACAGATATGTCGCACCCGAATGGGCGAAGCGGCGTGCGGGGGCGCGCCGATTGCATTCGCTCGAAACGCATTCAGGGCGTCTCGCTGGTTGAGTTGATGGTGACGTTGGCGATCGTGGCGGTTCTGGCGGTAATAGCGACACCATCGTATGTCGGGCTTACACAGCGGACGCGGTTGCAGGCCGAAGCCAATTCTTTGGTCAACGATCTGCAATTTGCTCGTAGTGAGGCGATCAAGCGCGGACAGCCGGTTAGTCTTTGTCCATCGTCCAACGGTACCGCATGCAATACGACCAACACGAGTAATTGGGAAGCCGGCTGGATCGTCTTCAATGACATCAATGGCTCGGGTACGACAGATTCCACCAGCGATGTACCGCTGCGCGTGCGTGGCCCCCTTCCGAGCGGCGATACGTTCAGGCCCAGTCCCGCGGCTTCTGCGGTGACGTATAACCGCGATGGGTTCGCGACCAATTTGATCAATGGCACCGTCACGATGACGTTACATACCGCGGCGCCAGTCAATGACAGTGCAACGCGGTGCGTTGCGATCAACATGGTCGGCCGGCAAATCGTACAGACGAAGGGGACCGGCGCATGCAACTGATTATGCGGCGCCGTGCTGCGGCTGGATTCTCGCTGATCGAGGCGCTGATCACCATGGTGGTGGTTGGCGTGGGTCTGCTGGGTTTGGCAAAAATTCAGGCGGCAGCAGTGGGCAATACGCAGATCTCGCGCATACGTTCGCTGGTTGCGCTGCAGACCGAAAGCCTAGCAGCCGCCATGCACGGAAATAGCGCTTTCTGGGCTGCGGGAGGCACCGCTCCCGCAACGTTTAGCGTGACGGGCACGACTATCACAGACAGCTCGAATGTGTTGAATCAGACACTGACCGCCGGCGCGTGCCTTTCTGGGAAGTCCTGTACGCCGGCTCAATTGGCTGCATACGATGTTCAGCAATGGGCCAGCACGATGAACGCGAACTTCCCGGGCTATTCCGCTACCGTCAATTGCACAACGGCAACGGGTGTGCCGGTGAGCTGCAACATCACGGTGAGCTGGAATGAAAAGTACGTCGCGATCAACAGCACAACGTCAGCGTCCGGGGTGGTCACGGCGTCCACCCAGAGCTTTACGGTTTACGTCCAGCCATGAGCGCCAATTCGATGACGCACCGGATGCAATCGGCACGCAGCCAAGGCGGTACGAGCCTAGTCGAGATACTGATCGCTATGGTGATTGCGCTGTTCATCATGACTGGCGTGGTCGTTGTATTCGTGAACATGCAGAAGAGCTTCACGAGCCAGGATCAGCTTGCGCAGTTGCAAGACAATGAGCGACTGGCGCTGACCATCTTGACCAATGTTGTACAGCAGGCGGGGTATTTCCCCAACCCGACAGTCAACACGGCCCTATCGGCATTCCCGGCGAATGGCTCGCTGGCTGCCGGCCAGGTGATTTCCGGTACTTCGGGTGCCACCGCAGGTACGGATACGGTAACAACTCGGTTTGCGACTGCCAGTGGGGACGGCACCATGAACTGTCTGGGCCAGACAAACACGACCGGCGCTCAGCAGGTCTACATCAACACATTGTCTGTCAATGCCAATAACGAACTGCAATGCGCGATGACGCTTATCTCCAGCGGTGTAACTACCACGGTACCGCTGGTGAGTGGCGTCACCAGATTGAGCGTGCTGTATGGCACTGATACCAACAGCAACGGCTATGACGACTCTTATCTGACCGCCGCGCAGGTGGCGGCGTCGGGTTATTGGTCGCAAGTCCATACCGTTCAGGTCACGCTCACCTTTACGACACAGTTTGGTAACCAAGTTGGGCAGGCGCAGAGCACAACGTGGGTGCAGAACATCGGCCTGAAGAATCAGTCATGAGCATCACCATGCGTTTTTCCAAGCTGCCAAATCGCGCTGACCGTGGGTACACCCTCGTTGTTGGATTGCTTCTGCTGGTTGTTCTCACGCTGTTTGCTATTGGCATGTTCCGTAGCTTTGGCTTGCAAGAGAAGATTGCGGCCAACACGCGAGATAAGCAGCGTGCGCTTGAGGCTGCACAGAGCGCCCTTCAGTACGGCGAATGGTGGCTGGGGCAGGGCAACGGCTCGCCCGGCATCGCGTGCTCAGGTGTAAACAATGGCAACACGCTCGCAAATATGCGGGTGTGCAACACCGCTCTGGCGACCCCCTCTACTTTGCCGTGGGGCGTTGGGTCAACCTATCTGCCGCCTTCCATGACGGCGAACGGCGGTGGGGGCATGGCCGGTGCGAGCTCTCCAGCGGGGGATATCAACTACGCAGGTGTCCCAGGCTTATA
This window contains:
- a CDS encoding pilus assembly PilX family protein, which produces MMVVMPAVVLLGLLTTATFHLVLDQRHRTSLTADRALAKYGAEMALNAAECELSVATETPTNLECMAALPRERIAALEPGSRRGFLMGACGSDVSLGLCQPQPDQSLWMLARLLDATTLAVEIDARLPGTLRTAGRTARYVIEPIPDRWHGQTRHSDDTPPLWLYRITAAGFGADPAVSVVLQTVFRPRVPRHTSTPQTTTEAALPTIRPSGTVTQRVYTTSDQHDATAPHSQTFMLGRLNWRELIEEGLR
- a CDS encoding type IV pilin protein encodes the protein MKYRYAAFTLVELTIALVIAALLTGAAIQTWSRHHERARRTAAHAALVSTMVELERQYAHTGNSSSPANIPEYISGYHLLAGPCDGRAAAHCIEVVAQPVHAGTDCGALILRNTGERFTQIGNTRQPASPACWP
- the pilV gene encoding type IV pilus modification protein PilV; its protein translation is MQLIMRRRAAAGFSLIEALITMVVVGVGLLGLAKIQAAAVGNTQISRIRSLVALQTESLAAAMHGNSAFWAAGGTAPATFSVTGTTITDSSNVLNQTLTAGACLSGKSCTPAQLAAYDVQQWASTMNANFPGYSATVNCTTATGVPVSCNITVSWNEKYVAINSTTSASGVVTASTQSFTVYVQP
- the ribD gene encoding bifunctional diaminohydroxyphosphoribosylaminopyrimidine deaminase/5-amino-6-(5-phosphoribosylamino)uracil reductase RibD, whose translation is MFSDFDHAMMQRALALAEKGLFTTTPNPRVGCVIVRDDTVIGEGYTQPAGQDHAEIQAIKDAQSRGQDVRGATAYVTLEPCSHFGRTPPCADRLVEAGIARVVAAMEDPNPAVSGRGLQKLRDAGVDVRCGLLEREARELNIGFVSRMTRGTPWVRVKVGASLDGRTALDNGVSQWITEAEARNDGHRWRARACAILTGIGTVREDNPRLTVRAVNTPRQPRRVLIDSALDVPLDAHILTADGHHEPTLIFAAQPEAGRMRALSERGAEVILLPNAAGKVDLAAVLRELGRREINELHVEAGFKLNGSLLREGLVDEVLVYLAPKVLGSGQGMFNMGPLQTLEGAAEFFFHDISRIGGDLRILARRNPTD
- a CDS encoding GspH/FimT family pseudopilin — protein: MSHPNGRSGVRGRADCIRSKRIQGVSLVELMVTLAIVAVLAVIATPSYVGLTQRTRLQAEANSLVNDLQFARSEAIKRGQPVSLCPSSNGTACNTTNTSNWEAGWIVFNDINGSGTTDSTSDVPLRVRGPLPSGDTFRPSPAASAVTYNRDGFATNLINGTVTMTLHTAAPVNDSATRCVAINMVGRQIVQTKGTGACN
- a CDS encoding pilus assembly PilX family protein, which gives rise to MSITMRFSKLPNRADRGYTLVVGLLLLVVLTLFAIGMFRSFGLQEKIAANTRDKQRALEAAQSALQYGEWWLGQGNGSPGIACSGVNNGNTLANMRVCNTALATPSTLPWGVGSTYLPPSMTANGGGGMAGASSPAGDINYAGVPGLYINYMGMSPNGLAQLFQVTAYGFGGDATTAAVVQSTYRISSGAKDLGQQ
- a CDS encoding PilW family protein, translated to MSANSMTHRMQSARSQGGTSLVEILIAMVIALFIMTGVVVVFVNMQKSFTSQDQLAQLQDNERLALTILTNVVQQAGYFPNPTVNTALSAFPANGSLAAGQVISGTSGATAGTDTVTTRFATASGDGTMNCLGQTNTTGAQQVYINTLSVNANNELQCAMTLISSGVTTTVPLVSGVTRLSVLYGTDTNSNGYDDSYLTAAQVAASGYWSQVHTVQVTLTFTTQFGNQVGQAQSTTWVQNIGLKNQS
- a CDS encoding GspH/FimT family pseudopilin, encoding MLAMNASRLRAGFTLTELVVVLSVISILAVFAAPAALNWWQRETVVVLADRFVSAISLAQTMSRDQRAWVHLGPSNAGQGWSSGWALYMTPSPQTQATPLEPGTQDILMRVSPPVMPPVEFAFTASQRDVDTLSFAPVGYSRQRNGSQLYGTLTIRSGAHERRVRISSAGRARICDPAKDTKTCGTGASANND
- a CDS encoding type IV pilus modification PilV family protein; this translates as MPACHHVKRQHGAILLESLVALAVLSLCAAGTLTALERMEITSQSLRQLSTNVRTQNNQAESANVH
- a CDS encoding PilW family protein, which codes for MCRLSHARRGATLAELLIGTLVGLIVLGIALQLTLLARASYQRVADDALIESRGTQALELLTMALQHAGWATDTPAASPERRWPDAKATLSIQGADSCTPPETEVLGCNGSGIRNSDAVLVRFAGRSMHANPQRADDSIIDCSGYGVAEPVQNGGDDQRAGYMLLYLARSTDQEPQLMCRSRRHQAGQTVGGRWTSNSMVRGVETMQLLYVVRSPGGTSSTTLSARSLTTEQWRQVQAVHIALVVRGEYNTPRSANKATSTLALFPDLKRVEGADAQDLHFTPTEPQRRRAVFTATVRLRNPLACDVDVC